In the Podospora pseudocomata strain CBS 415.72m chromosome 5, whole genome shotgun sequence genome, one interval contains:
- a CDS encoding hypothetical protein (EggNog:ENOG503NUHZ; antiSMASH:Cluster_5; COG:S): protein MYLPSTRNTLLPLAAFLLPSLVSAHGVILAAQGEADSPPSVGFMVNDAIARNCTSINPCQMDTTIIRDAEIAAGTVNSCGRTKLNGNIDVGTVTENALAEGAVTAVRQGSSVEVTIHQVNADGAGPYTCDLDEGSNSGIMSHELVVSNNIPGQNGLSQAAEQEFTITVTMPDDMKCIGGSTGNVCTVRCRNAAQAGPFGGCFAVQQIDVEPAINTAKDITTADTLEAAQFQTSANQAAFAAAVDANAKAGSSEQEQNLAAVEAILGLSTVSAEFPTLTPTINTERIVPTGTAGAQPTAALGSTPFPVENGDGNNGNGNGNTGNDNPDAGVNPFPVEDGNGNDNGNGNGNGNGGGSGRGRGRGGRNRNQKRYHTVEELLKRFVLPDDGN from the exons atGTACCTCCCTTCTACCCGAAACACCCTCCTGCCGCTGGcggccttcctcctcccttccctgGTCTCCGCCCACGGCGTCATCCTCGCTGCCCAAGGCGAGGCCGactcccccccttccgtCGGCTTCATGGTCAACGACGCCATCGCCCGCAACTGcacctccatcaacccctgCCAGATGGACACAACCATCATCCGCGACGCCGAAATCGCCGCCGGCACCGTCAACTCCTGCGGCCGCACCAAGCTCAACGGCAACATCGACGTCGGCACCGTGACCGAAAACGCACTCGCCGAAGGCGCCGTCACGGCCGTGAGACAAGGCTCCAGCGTCGAAGTGACGATCCACCAGGTCAACGCCGACGGCGCAGGACCTTACACCTGCGACTTGGACGAAGGGTCCAACTCGGGAATCATGTCCCACGAGCTGGTCGTGAGCAACAATATCCCTGGACAGAATGGACTTAGTCAGGCTGCTGAGCAGGAGTTCACTATCACGGTGACCATGCCGGATGATATGAAGTGCATCGGTGGTTCGACGGGGAACGTGTGTACGGTTAGGTGCAGGAATGCTGCTCAGGCGGGGCCTTTTGGAG GATGCTTCGCGGTCCAACAAATCGACGTTGAGCCCGCTATCAACACCGCCAAGGACATCACCACAGCCGACACGCTCGAAGCAGCCCAGTTTCAGACCTCGGCTAACCAAGCCGCCTTTGCCGCCGCTGTTGATGCCAACGCCAAGGCTGGCTCTTCGGAGCAGGAACAAAACCTCGCTGCTGTCGAGGCTATCCTTGGGCTGAGCACCGTTTCTGCCGAGTTTCCTACTTTGACTCCGACGATCAACACGGAGAGGATTGTGCCTACGGGTACGGCTGGTGCGCAGCCTACTGCTGCTTTGGGCAGTACTCCGTTCCCTGTTGAGAATGGTGACGGCAACAACGGAAATGGCAACGGGAACACCGGCAACGACAATCCCGACGCTGGCGTGAATCCATTCCctgttgaggatggcaatGGCAATGACAACG gcaacggcaacggcaacggtaACGGCGGTGGTAgcggcagaggcagaggcagggGCGGCCGCAACAGGAATCAAAAGAGATACCACACCGTCGAGGAGCTCCTCAAGCGGTTCGTCCTCCCCGATGATGGCAACTAA
- a CDS encoding hypothetical protein (CAZy:GH30; antiSMASH:Cluster_5; COG:G; EggNog:ENOG503P00J) encodes MYPTAFLSSLLLLGGASASELEYRQASTITVDLSRTFQTMDGFGASEAFQRAVTMKRLAEDQQRKFLDLMFSTTKGAGLTILRNGIGSSVDMRDDWMVSIQPRNPGGPSATPNYVWDGSDNGQVWVSQEAVKTYGLKTIYANAWSAPGYMKTNNNDANGGSLCGVSGASCSSGDWKQAFANYLVQYVKFYQQEGVEITHLGFLNEPDYTTSYASMRSSGTQAQDFIRVLRPTLDRNNMTHIIINCCDTMGWSVMNSMLNQMRSVEGSMGVATGHAYTSGPSSPLSTRHKTWMTEAADNNGAWTSSWYSNGGAGEGLTWANNIYGAIVNGNVSAYLYWVGAQDRPSNTNSKMIRVVNRQVEPSKRLWAFANWSRFVRPGAVRVSTSGAPSNVRTSAFRNVDGTVAVQIINNNSGSARTISVNIATVGAGSSFVAAADGVAAWVTDGSRDCDQIAATLDASGRTMSASVPPRSMVSFVLRPAGSKAIA; translated from the exons ATGTATCCAACCGCCTTCCTTTCCAGtctgctcctccttggcggcGCGTCTGCCTCGGAGCTGGAGTACAGACAGGCGTCAACAATCACAGTCGATCTCTCGCGCACGTTCCAGACAATGGACGGCTTCGGAGCCTCGGAGGCTTTCCAACGAGCCGTGACCATGAAACGGTTGGCGGAAGACCAACAGCGGAAGTTCCTCGATCTCATGTTTTCAACCACCAAGGGCGCGGGGTTGACTATTCTGCGCAACGGTATTGGTTCCAGTGTAGACATGAGAGACGACTGGATGGTGTCGATCCAGCCACGGAATCCTGGTGGTCCTTCCGCTACGCCGAACTATGTGTGGGATGGGAGCGACAACGGTCAGGTCTGGGTATCTCAGGAGGCGGTCAAGACCTACGGGCTCAAGACAATCTATGCCAATGCCTGGAGTGCACCGGGGTACATgaagaccaacaacaacgatgCCAACGGTGGGAGCCTTTGTGGTGTGTCAGGGGCAAGCTGTAGCAGCGGTGACTGGAAGCAGGCTTTTGCCAATTACCTGGTCCAGTATGTCAAGTTCTATCAGCAGGAAGGTGTCGAGATTACCCATTTGGGCTTCTTGAACGAGCCTGACTACAC TACGAGCTATGCATCTATGAGAAGCTCAGGCACTCAGGCACAAGACTTCATCAGGGTACTCAGGCCGACGCTCGACCGGAATAACATGacccacatcatcatcaactgcTGCGATACGATGGGGTGGTCCGTCATGAACAGTATGCTCAACCAGATGAGATCTGTCGAGGGTTCCATGGGTGTTGCGACTGGACACGCGTACACGTCcgggccttcttcgcctttgTCGACCCGTCACAAG ACATGGATGACGGAAGCGGCAGATAACAATGGAGCCTGGACCAGCTCTTGGTACTCCAATGGCGGTGCCGGCGAGGGATTGACGTGGGCTAACAACATTTACGGTGCTATCGTCAACGGTAATGTGTCAGCCTATCTGTACTGGGTTGGTGCGCAGGACAGACCCAGCAATACCAACAGCAAGATGATCCGGGTGGTCAACAGACAGGTTGAGCCGTCCAAGAGACTGTGGGCATTTGCCAACTGGAGCCGATTTGTAAGGCCGGGCGCCGTCCGTGTTTCAACATCGGGTGCGCCCTCAAATGTCAGGACTTCTGCCTTTAGGAATGTCGATGGTACGGTTGCTGTTCAGATCATCAACAATAACAGCGGGAGCGCGAGGACCATCAGTGTCAACATCGCGACTGTGGGGGCGGGGAGTTCGTTTGTGGCAGCTGCAGATGGAGTGGCCGCCTGGGTGACGGATGGTAGCCGCGATTGCGATCAAATTGCCGCGACCTTGGACGCGTCGGGGAGGACAATGTCGGCCAGCGTGCCACCGCGGAGCATGGTGAGCTTTGTGCTTCGTCCTGCTGGGAGCAAAGCAATAGCCTAA
- a CDS encoding Type I Iterative PKS (antiSMASH:Cluster_5; COG:I; SMCOG1093:Beta-ketoacyl synthase; EggNog:ENOG503NWJ7) — translation MAPFNDPTPIAIVGLSYRAPGVGRKGLYDYLSQAKSAWSTMPPTRFDQQAFHTPGLDKPGCFKVNGAHFLPDDIYQFDAAFFNMRAEEAKNSDPQHRMMLECALEAAENAGQSLLDIAGKNIGVFVACGSQEYAHRVAEDLAKTTAWTATGIAACMFANRLSYFFDVHGPSVAIEAACASSCYATHQACQALRNGECEAAFVGASAICFSPNLWITLEKMGALSAEGKSFSYDHKAAGFGRGEGGACLLIKRLDDAVRDGDPIHAVIRGSACNHCGRSEGITMPSRISQERLLVKVHEAAGLSPGETPVVEGHGTGTPAGDPIEAGAFAAILAKDRTEANPLYIGSIKSNFGHLEGASGILGMVKAILMVKHGIILPTAGFEEMNKRIEGKEKMRVIGDKPMAWPENELRRALVTNFGFGGSNSAVLLEQPPVSPALTGHLALRAYTNGHAANGVNGHANGTNGVNGHHHVNGNGINGHSTNGTNGVNGHHHAPNRLFVLSAKTDKSLNAYLSSFVEFLGDENPTPDWSTVRVDDADFTKNLSYTLGQRRTHHPYRVAVVANSVDDLKEKLSSKKPARTKQDRVVAFCFTGQGAQYAQMASGLRHYKVFADALDQAEDLLTSMGATWSLTEELGKDASVSRVDDAEISQPACTAVQLALVELLRSWGVTPKAVTGHSSGEMAAAYTAGLISFTAAVATAYYRGQAASQLASKGGVGAMLALGVGFEEASKLIRDNVGDAYATVGAINSPNSVTVSGDMAAIEAIHKAADEQGLFVRRLKVSLAYHSRHMEEVADWYRAAIQPYYEDEFVVVENDDSKPAFVSSVTGRVETVIDSSYWVNNLVRPVRFSDAITKLFSQQQDVKTGQTPNIIVEIGPHAALKNPIKRTVEDLSLKSFSYLPSLVRKVDGSQALLDLASGLFTSGIPTDLGAVNQTDKTNAQVLTDLPAYAWDKSTSYEIMPRHTHELMFPGEPFHPLLGRKAASSGNANGQERTYRSLFSLDDIPWIRDHNVSGVVIFPMTGYLGCAIEALRRAVAPGTPVEAFVLRDIHVVRSLQVEEEQNVDLLTKVKPTSTSTAGYSPTSWSFEVQILHSDTNSWATHCYGKIEAETVPLPTESPATKESLLLLHRAEATPLEEHDPGVVYAADGLQGTLYGPSFRNTTRYRKGEKFTVIDQKLRDLGPEVDLLSKYGSPYTADPPTLDGFLQGGGSFSEIDWKRLALMPNHVNRLRVSNHIALGKESERIETVTRLLEHDAKGGRMLMSVAAFVVDDESGKREPIVEWETVTFRALQSGDDEDELPENGLPVNWRFELLARLDLLPKEEQLRRFAPQRISEEEMEGGRDLHAAACWFVDQALVETAGDDESAIPSHLVKFKKWARRIVDAEGPEIEDPVGLVRRVEAISAQGELLCAIGKQLVPILRNEVQPLEVMLKDGLLTRHYEADVSNAYFSQLVGELVYDLSNLEPNMRILEIGAGTAGTTLPILQELSKDREEGAFLSYTFTDISSGFFENARDGKLKRWSDLNRISYEKLDISRDPVEQGFELGEYDLIVAANVLHATANMITTMKNVRSLLKPRGKVILLEANRHAPITLPFALLPGWWYAEDDYRDRESGPLLALESWNRLLVDTGFTGVDVLYQDHPGKPEQMLSAFMSSRIGKVGDDDDKIQITVAGPLMDDDELDYAQLVADAITEEFGLVTTIKPFLEVDAEGEDAHVVVIDSPRHSLLKEVDEDTFNTIKSLAIHNKGMLWVVPEQDQAAPVPEVHSIKGILRTVRLESEPKHILMMEGIPCTADRADGIDAILKVVRVLADPEVNALEDRDYLFRDGLIHQRRMRPLKELKEQFGIEQGVAIRSVQNIWSGDSGLEMTMESAGSPESIYFRRTDVLQAPLANDEIVVKTEAAGLSYRDLNLVFGSIPWAPPGFDGVGTVVKTGDQVAHLREGDRVFFLSLEGSGLATYKKLPSWHAARVPAGLSSIEAATLPLAYTMAVAALVHTARLRKNESVLIHSAAGAVGQAAIVIAQHIGARIFVTAGTEAKRAFLHETYDIPKEQIFPSRTPQFRDSILCATASKGVDVIINSLTGELLQETWSLMAAFGRFVEINKKDAFQNTNLSMKAFERNATFSTVDLRALHQHRPDDLRDVIGEVVSLLQKGVVVPIHPVTEVPVSQFADGLRKLKTGDTTGKIVVTFGKEEKVLAESALRPSPPARLDPNSTYLVTGGTRGIGLGLADWMVEHAGAKNVVVLGRSGPEGAEVQKVLKKYAESENVRFRAYACDVGSRESLEDVVAAMREEGLPPVKGVVHSALVLNDKLMLNATYDDWKYITGPRVQGAWNLHELLPKLDFFIALSSFLGDGGNPGQSIYAGTASFYDAFSQFRVEQGHHTVSISLPVVLGVGYVADHGIAEKLQITLGGTIRMQDIVTLVASAISQGRDSPFISPEGKAVAYKLHVHGKPLHDIPWKYSHPILLKDRLHTDLTGGDAENQNAASAASTASWTTASDPQVGLTEALITKVSAMTMIARDEVEPDAPLSSHGLDSLVSVELRNWIRRETAVELALTTITQAASLRALATHILATRALVAK, via the exons ATGGCACCCTTCAAcgacccaacccccatcgccatcgtaGGCCTGTCCTACCGCGCCCCAGGCGTGGGCCGCAAGGGGTTGTACGACTACCTCTCCCAAGCCAAATCCGCTTGGAGCACCATGCCCCCCACCCGCTTCGACCAGCAGGCCTTCCACACCCCCGGCCTCGACAAGCCCGGCTGCTTCAAGGTCAACGGCGCCCACTTCCTCCCGGACGACATCTACCAGTTCGacgccgccttcttcaacatgaGGGCCGAAGAGGCAAAGAACTCGGACCCGCAGCACAGGATGATGCTCGAGTGCGCTCTCGAGGCGGCCGAGAACGCGGGCCAGTCTCTGCTAGACATTGCGGGAAAAAACATTGGCGTTTTTGTCGCTTGCGGCTCGCAAGAGTACGCCCACCGCGTGGCGGAGGATCTGGCCAAGACGACTGCTTGGACCGCGACGGGGATTGCGGCGTGCATGTTTGCCAATAGGCTGAGTTACTTTTTCGATGTGCACGGCCCGAGCGTGGCTATTGAGGCGGCGTGCGCGAGTAGTTGTTATGCTACGCATCAGGCTTGCCAGGCGCTGAGGAATGGGGAGTGCGAGGCTGCTTTTGTGGGGGCTTCGGCTATTTGTTTTAGTCCTAACTTGTGGATTACGTTGGAAAAGATGGGGGCGCTGTCGGCCGAGGGGAAGAGCTTTTCTTATGATCACAAggctgctgggtttgggcggggtgagggaggtgctTGTCTGTTGATTAAGAGGCTTGATGATGCGGTGAGGGATGGGGATCCTATTCATGCTGTTATTAGGGGGTCTGCTTGCAATCACTGTGGGAGGTCGGAGGGGATTACTATGCCGAGTCGGATATCGCAGGAGCGGTTGTTGGTCAAGGTGCATGAGGCTGCTGGGCTTAGCCCGGGGGAGAcgcctgttgttgagggccATGGGACTGGTACGCCTGCCGG TGACCCCATCGAGGCTGGCGCATTCGccgccatcttggccaaGGACAGGACAGAAGCAAACCCCCTGTACATTGGATCGATCAAGTCCAACTTTGG TCATCTAGAAGGGGCAAGCGGTATTCTGGGCATGGTCAAGGCTATCCTTATGGTCAAACACGGCATCATCCTTCCCACCGCTGGCTTCGAGGAGATGAACAAGCGCATCGAAGGGAAGGAAAAGATGCGTGTCATTGGAGACAAACCAATGGCCTGGCCCGAAAATGAGCTCAGAAGAGCACTGGTGACCAACTTTG GGTTTGGTGGTAGTAACTCTGCAGTCTTGCTTGAGCAACCTCCCGTGTCGCCTGCGCTGACTGGCCACCTGGCTTTGAGGGCTTATACCAATGGCCATGCTGCCAATGGCGTCAATGGGCATGCCAATGGTACCAACGGTGTCAATGGCCATCACCATGTCAATGGCAACGGCATCAATGGCCACAGCACGAACGGGACCAACGGTGTcaacggccaccaccacgctCCAAACCGGCTGTTTGTTCTGTCAGCCAAGACAGACAAGAGTCTCAATGCCTACCTGTCTTCGTTTGTCGAGTTCCTCGGGGACGAGAACCCCACGCCCGACTGGTCTACTGTCCGCGTCGACGACGCCGACTTTACCAAGAATCTCAGCTACACTCTCGGCCAGCGCCGCACACATCATCCATACCGtgtcgccgtcgtcgccaacTCGGTCGATGACCTGAAAGAGAAGCTCTCCTCCAAAAAGCCCGCCAGAACCAAGCAAGACCGCGTCGTCGCCTTTTGCTTCACCGGCCAAGGCGCCCAATATGCCCAGATGGCTTCGGGATTGCGTCATTACAAGGTCTTCGCCGACGCCCTTGACCAAGCCGAGGACCTTCTCACCTCCATGGGGGCGACGTGGTCTTTGACCGAGGAGCTCGGCAAGGATGCTTCCGTCTCCCGCGTTGACGATGCCGAGATCAGCCAGCCGGCGTGCACTGCTGTCCAGCTCGCTCTTGTCGAGCTGCTCAGGAGCTGGGGAGTCACACCCAAAGCTGTCACCGGGCACTCTAGCGGCGAAATGGCGGCCGCGTACACGGCCGGGCTCATCTCCTTCAcggctgctgttgctacCGCCTACTATCGCGGCCAGGCTGCGTCGCAGCTGGCGTCcaagggaggtgttggtgccATGCTGGCTCTGGGAGTTGGCTTTGAGGAAGCCTCCAAGCTCATTCGAGATAACGTGGGTGACGCCTATGCGACTGTTGGTGCTATCAACAGTCCCAATAGCGTGACCGTGTCGGGCGATATGGCTGCCATTGAGGCCATCCACAAGGCCGCGGACGAGCAAGGCTTGTTTGTTCGCCGGCTCAAGGTCAGCCTGGCATACCACTCTCGTCatatggaggaggtggccgaTTGGTACCGCGCGGCGATCCAGCCCTACTACGAGGATGAGTTTGTCGTTGTCGAGAACGACGACAGTAAGCCGGCCTTTGTTTCCTCGGTCACTGGCCGGGTCGAAACTGTGATTGACTCGTCGTACTGGGTCAACAACCTTGTCCGACCTGTTCGGTTTTCTGatgccatcaccaagctATTCTCCCAACAGCAGGATGTCAAGACCGGCCAGACACCTAATATCATTGTCGAGATTGGCCCGCACGCGGCCTTGAAGAACCCCATCAAGCGCACGGTCGAGGATCTCTCCCTCAAGTCCTTCTCTTACCTCCCTTCTTTGGTCAGGAAGGTAGACGGCAGCCAGGCGCTGCTGGACCTTGCAAGCGGCTTGTTCACCTCTGGCATCCCTACCGACCTTGGTGCCGTTAACCAAACCGACAAGACCAACGCCCAGGTCCTCACCGACCTCCCAGCCTACGCGTGGGACAAGTCAACCAGCTACGAGATCATGCCCCGCCACACCCACGAGCTCATGTTCCCAGGCGagcccttccaccccctcctaGGCCGCAAAGCCGCCTCCAGCGGCAACGCCAACGGCCAGGAGCGCACATACCGCTCCCTCTTCAGCCTAGACGACATCCCCTGGATCCGCGACCACAACGTCTCTGGTGTCGTCATCTTCCCCATGACAGGCTACCTCGGCTGCGCGATCGAGGCCCTCCGGCGCGCCGTCGCCCCCGGCACCCCCGTAGAGGCGTTTGTGCTGAGGGACATCCACGTTGTCCGCAGCTTACAAGTCGAGGAAGAACAAAACGTCGATCTCCTCACCAAGGTCAAGCCTACTTCTACGAGTACAGCCGGTTACTCTCCCACCTCGTGGTCGTTCGAGGTGCAGATCCTGCACAGCGATACCAACTCCTGGGCTACGCACTGCTACGGCAAGATCGAAGCCGAGACCGTCCCGCTTCCTACCGAGAGCCCGGCTACAAAAGAGTCTCTTTTGTTGCTGCACCGCGCTGAGGCGACCCCGCTGGAGGAGCACGACCCCGGCGTTGTCTACGCGGCAGATGGTCTCCAGGGCACCCTCTACGGCCCGTCCTTCCGGAACACCACCCGCTACCGCAAGGGGGAGAAGTTCACAGTCATTGATCAAAAGCTTCGCGACTTGGGACCAGAGGTTGATCTGCTGAGCAAGTACGGCTCCCCTTACACGGCCGACCCGCCAACGCTCGATGGGTTTCTGCAGGGCGGTGGGTCGTTCAGCGAGATTGACTGGAAGAGACTGGCGCTGATGCCCAACCATGTGAACCGCTTGAGGGTGTCGAATCATATCGCTCTTGGGAAAGAGTCGGAGCGGATCGAGACTGTGACGAGGCTGCTCGAGCACGACGccaagggagggaggatgctGATGAGCGTGGCTGCGTTTGTGGTCGATGACGAGAGCGGCAAGCGGGAGCCGATTGTCGAGTGGGAGACCGTCACGTTCCGCGCGCTGCAGTCgggtgatgacgaggatgagctACCGGAAAACGGCCTGCCCGTCAACTGGCGGTTCGAGCTGCTTGCTCGGCTCGACTTGCTgcccaaggaggagcagctcaGGCGGTTTGCTCCCCAGAGGatcagcgaggaggagatggagggcgGGCGGGACTTGCACGCGGCTGCGTGTTGGTTCGTGGACCAGGCGCTCGTCGAGACGGCTGGGGATGACGAGTCGGCTATCCCGAGTCATTTGGTCAAGTTCAAGAAGTGGGCCAGGAGGATTGTGGATGCCGAAGGGCCAGAGATTGAGGATCCGGTcgggctggtgaggagggtcGAGGCTATCAGCGCCCAGGGGGAGTTGCTCTGCGCTATTGGGAAGCAACTAGTGCCGATTCTGAGGAACGAGGTGCAGCCGCTGGAGGTGATGCTCAAGGATGGGTTGCTGACTCGGCATTACGAGGCTGATGTTTCAAACGCCTACTTTAGTCAGCTGGTTGGGGAGCTGGTGTACGACCTCAGCAACCTGGAGCCCAACATGAGGATCTTGGAGATTGGTGCCGGCACGGCGGGCACGACGTTGCCGATTCTCCAGGAGTTGTCCAAAGACCGGGAGGAGGGCGCGTTCTTGAGTTATACCTTCACCGATATCTCGAGCGGCTTCTTTGAGAACGCCCGCGACGGCAAGTTGAAGAGGTGGTCGGATTTGAACCGCATCTCGTATGAAAAGTTGGACATCAGTCGGGATCCGGTCGAGCAGGGGTTCGAATTGGGCGAGTACGATTTGATCGTTGCGGCAAACGTGCTGCATGCGACGGCCAACATGATCACCACCATGAAGAATGTGAGGAGCTTGCTGAAGCCGAGAGGCAAGGTCATCCTGCTCGAGGCCAACAGGCACGCGCCCATCACGCTGCCGTTTGCGCTGCTGCCGGGTTGGTGGTATGCCGAGGATGACTACCGTGACCGGGAGTCGGGACCGCTGCTTGCGCTGGAGAGCTGGAACAGGCTTCTCGTCGACACTGGTTTCACCGGAGTTGATGTGCTGTATCAAGATCACCCTGGCAAGCCGGAGCAGATGTTGAGTGCTTTCATGTCGAGCAGGATCGGCAAGgtcggcgacgacgacgacaagatTCAGATTACGGTTGCCGGTCCCCTcatggatgacgacgagctcGACTATGCCCAGCTTGTTGCCGACGCCATCACGGAAGAATTTGGTCTGGTCACGACAATCAAGCCTTTCCTCGAGGTTGacgccgagggtgaggatgcccatgtcgtcgtcattgACTCTCCCCGCCACAGTCTTCTCAAGGAGGTAGACGAGGAcaccttcaacaccatcaagagtCTTGCGATTCACAACAAGGGCATGCTTTGGGTTGTTCCCGAGCAAGACCAGGCGGCGCCGGTTCCGGAAGTTCACTCCATCAAGGGTATCTTGAGGACTGTCCGGTTGGAGAGTGAGCCCAAGCACATCCtcatgatggaggggatCCCTTGCACGGCCGATAGAGCTGATGGCATTGATGCCATCCTCAAGGTTGTCAGGGTGCTTGCGGATCCCGAGGTCAACGCGCTAGAGGATCGGGATTATCTCTTCCGTGATGGACTCATCCACCAGCGGCGCATGCGCCCGCTaaaggagctcaaggagcaGTTCGGTATCGAGCAAGGTGTTGCCATCAGATCGGTACAAAACATCTGGTCTGGCGACAGCGGCTTGGAGATGACGATGGAGTCGGCTGGGAGCCCTGAGTCCATCTACTTCAGGCGCACCGATGTTCTTCAGGCACCGCTGGCCAACGACGAGATCGTCGTCAAGACCGAGGCGGCAGGGCTGAGCTACCGTGACCTCAATCTCGTGTTTGGGTCTATTCCCTGGGCTCCTCCTGGTTTCGACGGGGTCGGCACTGTTGTCAAGACTGGCGATCAGGTGGCGCACCTGAGAGAGGGAGACAGAGTGTTCTTCTTGTCACTCGAGGGCAGCGGGTTGGCCACGTACAAGAAACTTCCCTCGTGGCATGCTGCTCGGGTGCCCGCTGGCCTCAGCAGCATCGAGGCTGCCACCCTGCCGCTTGCTTACACCATGGCCGTGGCCGCTCTTGTCCACACAGCCCGTCTCAGAAAGAACGAGTCGGTCCTCATCCATTCCGCCGCCGGTGCTGTCGGCCAGGCCGCCATTGTCATCGCTCAGCACATCGGTGCCCGCATCTTCGTCACGGCTGGCACCGAGGCCAAGAGGGCCTTCCTGCACGAAACCTACGACATCCCCAAGGAACAAATCTTTCCCAGCCGCACCCCACAGTTCAGGGACAGCATCCTCTGCGCCACGGCCAGCAAGGGAGTGgacgtcatcatcaactctcTCACCGGCGAACTCTTGCAAGAAACATGGTCTCTCATGGCCGCCTTTGGCCGCTTCGTCGAGATCAACAAGAAGGACGCCTttcaaaacaccaacctctccatgAAAGCCTTTGAACGGAACGCCACCTTCAGCACCGTCGACCTCCGCGCTTtgcaccaacaccgcccgGATGACCTGAGAGATGTCATTGGCGAGGTCGTCAGCTTGCTGCAAAAGGGAGTCGTGGTTCCTATCCACCCCGTGACCGAGGTCCCCGTCTCTCAGTTTGCCGACGGTCTTCGCAAGCTCAAGACTGGTGATACCACGGGAAAGATTGTCGTTACTTttggcaaggaggagaaggtgctTGCCGAGAGCGCGCTTAGGCCGTCACCTCCTGCCAGGTTGGATCCCAACTCTACTTACCTTGTGACTGGTGGCACGAGAGGTATAGGTCTTGGGCTGGCGGACTGGATGGTGGAGCACGCTGGGGCCAAGAATGTGGTTGTGCTTGGGCGCAGTGGCCCGGAGGGAGCTGAGGTGCAAAAGGTGCTGAAGAAGTATGCCGAGTCGGAGAATGTGAGGTTCAGGGCGTATGCTTGTGATGTTGGGTCGAGAGAGTCGCTGGAGGATGTTgtggcggcgatgagggaggagggcttgCCCCCGGTAAAGGGTGTTGTGCACAGCGCTTTGGTGCTGAATGACAAGCTGATGCTGAATGCCACGTATGACGACTGGAAGTACATCACTGGCCCGAGGGTCCAAGGAGCTTGGAACCTGCACGAGTTGCTGCCCAAGCTGGACTTCTTTATTGCGCTTTCGAGTTTCTTGGGTGACGGTGGGAACCCGGGTCAGAGCATTTACGCTGGCACGGCCTCGTTCTACGACGCCTTCTCTCAGTTCCGCGTCGAGCAAGGTCACCACACTGtgtccatctccctccccgtcgtcTTGGGCGTGGGTTATGTTGCGGACCACGGCATAGCTGAGAAACTCCAAATCACCCTCGGTGGCACGATCCGCATGCAGGATATCGTCACTCTTGTCGCGAGCGCCATCAGCCAGGGCCGCGACTCTCCCTTCATCAGCcccgagggcaaggccgTCGCGTACAAGCTCCACGTCCACGGCAAGCCGCTGCATGACATCCCTTGGAAGTATTCGCACCCAATTCTTCTCAAAGACCGCCTGCACACAGACCTGACGGGCGGCGATGCCGAGAACCAGAATGCTGCCAGTGCGGCATCTACTGCCTCTTGGACCACGGCTTCTGACCCGCAGGTTGGCTTGACCGAGGCGCTGATTACCAAGGTGTCGGCCATGACCATGATTGCGAGGGACGAGGTTGAACCTGACGCGCCGCTGAGCTCGCACGGGCTGGACTCTCTGGTGTCGGTTGAGCTGAGGAACTGGATCAGGAGGGAGACGGCAGTTGAGCTAGCTTTGACAACGATTACGCAGGCGGCGAGTCTGAGGGCGTTGGCGACGCATATTTTGGCGACGAGGGCTCTGGTTGCAAAGTAA